The region GCCTCGGCTGCCTGCTGGGAAGTGTTGGGGGCCCCAGGTCCCCCTCCGGGGCGGTGACAGCATCTCCACGTGTGCCTTGCAGAACCAGCTGCTGACGAAAGGCATGGTGATCCTGCGAGACAAGATCCGCTTCTACGAGGGTGAGTCTGGTGGCTCGGGGCCAGGAGCGGGTGCCAGCTATGCTGCTTGAGGGCGTGGCCCCTGGTCACCCTGGCTTCACCTGGGCTCCACCTGGGgctctggggaggtggggtggcccTCCCGGGCAAGGGGCTCAGAGGGGCAGGAGTGATGCCAAGATTGTGGGGCCAAAATCTGATGTTGGGAAGGAACCTTGATGGGGCCAGGTGGAAGGAACCTTCATGGGGGCCCTGGAGGTCTGAGGGATGTTGGGTAGAAGGCCTCTGCTTCACCTCACTACCCATGAGGCCCTCTGACCCCCGTGAACCCTGTCCCAGCAGCCTGGGAGAACCCCCATCAGGATCTTTGAGGACCAGAGGGGGAGTGGTCTAGACCCAGGACGCGGCAGAGCGGGGAGCCCCCAGCTTGAGGAGCAGCTGACCTGGGCTCCCAGCCAAGGTTTGGGGCCCCTTGAGGCCTCTGGGTCATTGTACCCATTTCATAACTGGGGTCAGGGCAGCAGTGGCCCTCAATTCACCCAGAACCACAGTACGGGTAAGAGGTGGAGGTGGGATTGGAACCCAGGGCATCTGAGTCCAGCGCATATCCCCTCTGCCCTTTTAGGGATCAGGCCAGGAGTGACAGCCTGGGCCCAGAGCTCTGGAAGGACAGGCCGAGTCCCAGAAACCTTGGGCTCCCCCATGTTTGTGGGCTGGCGGGTGACAAATGCAGTGCACGCCTCCCAGTAGGGGTAACTTGGCGTAGAGATAAATCGGGTTATGCAGAGAACCCAGCTCAGGCTGATTATGTGCTGTTGCGGGCCTGCTGTGTGCCCCGCCCCATGCGGGGCAGGCCCCTCTGTGCCAGACCCGCGCCCCACATGCACTCCCCTTTGCTGGACTAATCCCAGGAGCTTCCATCGCCCAACTCCTGGGTCACCCAACAGACCCATGCAGAAGGTTCCATCGTTGTCACTGAACGttggggacactgaggcacaggggCTGGATCACTCGCCTGGGCTACACAGCCCCTCCCTGGCAGCCCAGCGCCCAAATCGGCACTCCTCTCTCTGTTGCTCCAGGTTCCCCCTCACATCCTCACTGACCCTGGAAAGCAAGGGCCTTAGCCCATTTCACAGAGGTGGAGACTGAGGCCTGGGGGGTCAGCATTAACTCAGAGCTGTGTCCTGTGTTCCTTCTGCACCAGCTCTGTGTCTGTTGGGTGGAAGCGGCCAAGGCAGGAGCCTGAGAAGGGCCGTGAGAACCACAGACATGGGGACAGGAGGCACAGGCCACTGGGGATCGGgtcaggcttcctggaggaggtggcacctGAGTCTCCAGGAGGATTTGCTGGCGGAGGAGCCCTCCCACACGCCTCTCCTGACTCGGCACATTCCAGCAGCACCCGCCCTCCCACCAGCTCCGGCCCAGGGGAGCTGGGCCCTTTGGAGAAGAGGCGCTTTGTGCAGCTTGGTGGAGTCTTGCCCATGGTGGCCGTGGCCGCCAGGCCACCCAGCAGGGAGTACTAACCCCATCCAACCTCCCCTGGCCTCGGGGACAggcacagagccccaggctgggggCCAGAGGGCCCAGCCTCCAATCCCCAGCCAGCCACAGACACGTCGTTTCCCTCTGTCCCCACCTCGGCGCTGGGGGTCAGACAGGCTCCATCAGTGCCCTCACTACAGGTCAGGCCCCGGGGGGCCTCCAGGGAGCTGGAGGTGGACCTGGGCCCTGCCTGACGGGCTCACAGCCCGGCTGGGCACACAGACGTGGGCCAGACAGCGACAGTCCAGTGTGATCGGTGTCAGGAGGAAGGgaggccctggggaagggagggttGGCTCCACCTGGCAGTCAGGGAGGGCTGCATGGAGTCAGGCCTTGAAACGTGGTCTTTTCAGGAGGACATGTGGCCTCCTTCAGCCCATGCAGCGGCAACAAGGGCCCAGCCACACCCCGAAGGGCAGCCTTGGGAACCCACCCCACCGCTTCTACCCCAGTTTAATCCCCAAAGACTGCTCCCTGTGGCCAGCCATGTCCACAGCCCAAGCCTCTGCTGGGATGCCGGCACCCCACACAGGGCAGCCCCATGACCTTGCCACCTACCCACTCCAGCCTCCAGTGAGGCCTTGAACGTTGCTCCCAAGCAGACTGATTCCTGGAAATGTGGGAAGCCCGCAGCGGCCTTGAAATGGCAGCCTCCCTCCAGGGAACACATTCAAGGTGACAGTTCCATGGGCTCAGCTGCAGCTGGGGTCATTTCTCAGCAGGCAGACACTCGGGGTCTCTGAGGGGTGCCCCGGGGTCTTGCATAGGCTCCAGGCCTTGGACTCAGCCTTGTCCTGCAGGAACCCCGGCCTGTTAGAGGTCAGGCCACCCACCTCCACTGCAGTGACCCTCACGCGCGCACCTCTGAGCCCCTGTGGTGGCCTTTCCAGCtgccctggggccactgctgtCCTCGCAGTCTCGCTGCCTCGGGCCGAGACCCGAGCCGAGGTCAGCCTGGCCCATCTCTGTCTCAGGGTCCTGCATGATCAAACCAGAGGAAGGCAAGCAGGCTGACCAAACCCCCATCCCAGAACCAGCTCAAGGGCTGTCCAGGCCCTGCTGAGCAGTCGCGAACCACACAGGCCCACCAGTCAGCATCACGCTAACAGCGAACGCCTGCTTCGTGGCAGCACTCAGCCTACTGAGCGTGGATGCATGGAtcatgcccatttcacagaggacCACGCTGAGGCTTGGGCTGATGGGGGCCCCCTGGGGGGCCATGTGCCTGCCTCACCGCTGACAGCCCcagtgccccccgcccccagcccccgggCGGCAGAGGGCCCAGCCAAGAGTTGGGGCCGAGCCTCCTGACCCCTGATCTGCCTGCGGCTCCGCCCAGGCCCACGCTCGGTTTTAACAAGATATCCTTTCCGCTGTGTTTCCGCCAGACTCCCGCCTGGCACGCGCCCAGGGCCGCCCCACGGCCGCCCGGGAACTGAGCCGCCTTTCTTCTCGCCGGCGACGGCGGGGACCTCAAGGGACCTTTGTGTGCAGTCCAAGCTCCTCGGGGTGGGCACCCACCGTTCTGGGTTCCATGCAGCCCGCCGTGGGGCCCCCGcagaagaccaggagctggccACCGGGCAGACGGGTCATATGCAGAGACCCCTCCTCCCCATGGTCACCCTCCCCCCGCCAGGCTGCCCTCTCGGAACCTGGCACCTCCACAGACCAGGGGAGGTGCCAGGTCTGTGGAGGTTGGGGGGAGACACCCAAAATGCAGGGAAACGGAACCGAAAAGGCAAGGGCCCTTCAGCAACCTGGTTCCCAGGGAAACCTCCAGGAGCTGGGCGTGGGTGGTGTGGTCTGGGAGGCTGGCCAACCTGCAGTCTGCGGCCCTGGCCACTCGGCTCCCAGGGACACCCACCCACCACGCCCGTGTGTCCCTAGCCGACAGCTGGTCTGGCTTCCCGGTGGGGGTCCTGGCCAGCAGCAGAGGCCTCAACGACACACCTCGGCGGCCTGCTTGTCCTGAGCCGGCAGCCTTCACCCCAGCTAACCGCTTGTTCCAGGCAGAAGGGCTAAGGGTTCAGCACTTGGTATTTCCTGGGGGTGCCCAGAGCCAGCGTGGGGGCCCCTCAAAGTGTCCCTCCCCTGAGGGTCTGTCCACCCTGTGGCTGGTGTCGCTCCTTCCCGTTGTCCACGTGTCTGCTTCCCACACATCTGCCTCTGTGCTTTCTGTGCCGAGGGTGTCAGCGCGCCAGGCAAAACCCTCCTGAATCAGCTCGGCtagcacctcctccaggaagccctccctgcctGACTCCCTCCTACCTGGGACAGGTTTCAGCTGCTGAAGGCAGTCATCCTGGCTCCCCAGGTCCCACCCTAGGCAGCCCCAGGTGGCGGGGACGCGGGCCCTGGAGGGAGAGACCCTCTCCGAAGCCCAGCTCTTCATCTGCCTGGTGGggtcactccccacccccctgccccccagccaggATTGCTGCTGTTTGTCAGTGTGGTGGGACTCGGGCAGTTCGGGGCTCAGCTGAGTCCCTGGTGCCAGGCCTGGCACAGTGTAGGTGCCCTGTGAGTGTCTGttgggggagacagacagacaaggtGTCGGGGGGCAGTGGATGAGACCAGGGTGTGAGTGGAGCACCTGGGGGCTTGTGTGTGGTGGAAACAGGAAcacgcaccccccacccccatacccTCTCTGCCCCAGGCCTGCTTTGTCTGGCTTGCTTCCATCAGCTCTGGGAGCAGAGTATTAACAGCTCCCCCATccgggcctttttttttttttttggctgcaccgaaGTTTGCAAATTTTagttcctaaaccagggatcgaacccacaccccctgcagtgggaacaCGGCGTCCCATGCCCtgggccacagggaagcccccaagtccCACTGTTttcatggggaaactgaggcaccaggaagaGAAGTAGGGGGTCCCGGCTCCAGAGCCCCGCGTCAGCTCCAGGGACCGCGCCCTCCCCCGGGTGCAAGGAGGCGATGCGTGACCTGGGAAGACAGGAAGTGTCTGCCGGAGCCCTTGGGGTGGTGGTGACGGTCCCCGTGCCCACAGGACAGAAGCTGCTGGACTCGCTGGCGGAGACCTGGGACTTCTTCTTCAGCGACGTGCTGCCCACCCTGCAGGCGGTCTTCTACCCCGTACAGGTCAgcggcctgggcctgggcctgggggtgAGCGCACCTCCGCTCTCCTGGGCCGTCTGCGCCTGCGCACATGGAGATGGACGGaaggcagccccctccccagggccccaggaagCCCTGAGCGATGCTCAACAGCCCACACGCAGGAggggtctctgtgtgtgtgacGGTCACCCCTCCCTCTCCCGAGGAAGCCACGTGGGACCCTTTCTCCTCGGAACAAGAGTCgtctggggaggagggcagggtggaCAGGGGTCTGGGGGTCAGCGGGCCCGTCCCGGTGTCTGCGGGCTCTCGGTGACAACGGCGGCCGCGTGTCTGCAGGGCAAGGAGCCGTCGGTGCGCCAGCTGGCCCTGCTGCACTTTCGGAACACCATCACCCTGGGCGTGAAGCTGGAGGACGCGCTGGCCCGGGCCCACGCCCGAGTGCCCCCCGCCATCGTGCAGATGCTGCTGGTGCTGCAGGTGGGTGGGGCCCCGGGCGCCGGGCAGGCTCCCTGGGGACAGCCTGAGTCTCTGACCTTGTCCACGTGGGGACCCTCAGGAAGAAcctgggagggagaggaggcagccAGGGCAGAGGGGGAGGCTGCCGGCCCGGGACCCCACGGGGAGCCGGGGTGTGTGGACAGTGTCCCTGCGGGGCAGCGGGGCCGGGCCTCAACAGGCCCCCATCCAGCGCTGGGTCTGGGGACCACCGCCTCCCGCTCCCCACAGCAATTCCAGACCTTCCTGTTGGGCCTTTCTGCAAACCGCCGCACCCCGCGGTGAGCACAGCACCCTACAGTGGTGAGCTCCGCACCCTACAGTGAGCCGGCTCACCTCGCTGTCACAGGTCGGGGGGAGCACCGTCGGCCACCCCACCTGACAGGCTCCCAGGAAACAGGAGAGTCCTTGCTCGCCCGAGGCCGACAGGCTCCAAACCCAGCTCACTGTTCTGAACCCACACACGCACGTGCGAGCCTCCTAAATTAGGGTCTGTGAGGCTGGTCACGGGGGAGGCCCAGGGCAGCTGGTTGAAGACTGCAGAGCAAGGAAGGGGCTGATGAACCTGGAGGGCTGAAGGGTCCAGGGGCTGCTCTTGGTGGGAACTGGTGGTCGTCCTGGCAGTGAAGCAGGGTGCCAGGCCTGCAGTCAGGATTTCAGTGGGTTTTAGGTCCAACCTGGCTGggtttctgttgatgggcggggctgttgatctaattttctgttgaaggcaggaggagaaggggacgacagaggatgagatggttgggtggcatcactgactcgatggacatgagtttgagcaagctccgggagttggtgatggacagggaggcctggcgtgccgcagtccggggagtcacaaagagtcggacacgactgagggactgaactgaactggctgggATGCcccgggtgggggcggggcagggagcaGCTGGAGGGACTTTGCATCTCTTGGCCTGTTTGCTCATCTCTGTGATGGAGTAGAACCACCTCCCTGGGGGGAAAGTTCAAGGATGACGGGAAGAAACCGGTGCCGAGTCCCCCCGTGGTGCTTGCTCTTGGGGGCAGGAAGTGGTGCCGCTGGGATTTCCAGCCGAGGAATAGGGCGTCGCCTTGgtcccagcttccctggtggctcacgtggtaaagaatctgcctgcaatgcaggagacccgggttccatccctgggtcgggaagatcccctggaggaggaagtggcaacccactgcagtattcttgcctggagaatcccacggacagagtagcttggcgggctatagtccacggggtggccaagagtgggacaggactgagccacctCACTTGGACCCCAGGAGCAGCCCCTGGGTGGGGGCCGGGCCAGGGCAGCGCTGACCCCTGCCGGCCCCTGTGCCTTGTGCAGCTTCTGGGCTTGGGCCGGTTTTCCCCCAGCTTTGTCCTGCCCCGCCTGCCTGCCATCCGCTCGCCAGGCTCAGCCCTTTGCCCTTGCCTTGGCCTCCACTTTGAATGTCCGTGTCCCAGCCCCGCGGTGAATTGACCCCAGTTTTGCAGCCTCAGCTGGACCTGGTCAGCGTGTGTTGAGGGCCTGCTGCGTTCTCTAAGTGGAGAGTTCCCCAGCCTACTGAGCTCCACCTGTAGAGTCACAGTTCCTTCTCATGGGGCCCCGGAAGCTGAAgagcagtcgtgtctgacccttcgcaaccccacggactgtagcccgccaggcccctctgtccatggggattctccaggcaagagtactggagcaggttgccacgcccttcaggagatcttcctgacccagggactgagcccgggtctcccacatggctgcagattctttacaatctgagctcACCCAAATAACGCAGCACCGGGGCCCCATTTCCTCACTGTGCAGTGGGGAGCAGAGACCAGGCTTCACAAACAAGTCCTGGGAATGCAGGGGCATTCGGTTTGTGCAACGGCCAGCATAGCTCAGCAGTAACATCCTCTCCCACGGCGCTGTGGTTGGGGCGGGGACAGTTCCTCCATGTTCATCTGGATGACTTCTGGGGTCATCcatagggctccccaggtggctcaggggtgaagaatccgcctgccagtgcaggtctGATCCTTGAgtcgggctgtagcccgccagtctcctctgtccgtggggtcgcgaagagttggacacagctgagcacacatcaCTATGGGGTCTGTGATAAAtgttccttctttcatttctttgttttgtctgtttatttgtggggatttttgtttgtttgttttgggttggGTTTTGCCATGCagaaccttagttccccaaccaaggactgaacccatgcctcctgctttgAAAGCAcgagagttttaaccactggacccaccagggaagtcctcccctctttcatttctgatattagtcatttttatcttctcttttgttcttcagtAGCTTGGCTAGAGGCTTGTGgatttttattgatcttttcacagcttttggttttgttggttttctctacccatttttgttttccatttcactgACTTCTgctctctctatttcttttttcctgcttaaCTTGCATTGAGCTTGTGCTTCCGTTTCTAGTTTCCTAGGGTGGAAGCTTAGATGATTGATTTTAgacttttaattttctaatgtATCCATTCAGTACTTTCAGTTTCCCCCTAAGTGCTGCTTTTGATGCAGCCTATAAATTTGGATGTTACCttttcatttaattcaaaatatttaagaataggtcttgagatttcttctttgacccatgtgttatttagaagtgAGTTGTTTAATCTCCGTGTATCTGGAGATTATCAGTTATTCTGTTTCTGGTTTAGTTCTTCTGTGGTCTGAGAGTAGACATTGATTTCTGTCCTTACAGATGTGTTGAGgtgtgttttatggcccagagtATGGTCTGTTTTAGAGAATATCCTGTgtgagcttgagaagaatgtggaTTCTACTGTTGGACGAAGCTGTCCATAGATGTGATTATATCGGCTGATTGATGGTGTTGCTGAGTCCATCTGAGTCCTCCCTGGTTTCCTCTGCTGGATCTATTTCCGAGAGCAGTGCTGGAGTCTCTAGCTGTGGGGATGggtttctctgtttctccttgcagccccatCACTTTTGGCCTCCGTAGTTTCCTGTTCTCTTGTTAGGTGTGTACACATTAGGGATTGTTGTATCAACTTGGAGAATCAACCTCTTTATTGTTAGCTAATGATCTTCCTTATTCCTGCCAAATTTCTTTGGTCTGAAGTTGGTCCTGTCTGAAATTGCTTCTCCTGCTGTGGTCGGTGAGCTGTTACCACGTATAATCTCTGGCATTCCCTcgcttctgtgtgtgtctttatccTTTAAGTGGCTTTCTTATAGGCAGCATAGAGCTGGGTTTTGTTCGTGTTTTGAACCATCATTTAACATTAACCTGGGTGTGTCTTGTTTCTTAACTGCTGGCAGTCCTTTGAGAATGATCCATTCATTTGGAAACATCCTTCATTCAGCCGCGCTCACTAAATCCTGCTGTGTGCCCAGCCCTCTGCCAGGGCTGCTGAGGACCCAGAGCTTGCCCCCTGACAGCTCACAGCTGGGCGGGCAAGACCAAGGCTGTCCTGTGGGCTGCCTCATTCCTCAGGCCTTGGTTCCAGTGAAACAGGAGCAGGTGGAGAGCCCTTCAGAGCTCCGAGTGAGGGGAGGTGTTGGGAGGAGCTGGATGGGACCTagcagtgtgggagggggatGGATGGTGCTATTGGATGGACAGGGCTTGACCGCCCAGCTTGGATGCAGACCTGAGCCTGGGCCTGGCCCCTGGGGGCAGCCTTGCCTGCCTGCAGTGCTCCATGGGACAAGTGGGTGGGTAGCAGAGGTGGGGGACAGCGATGAGCTTGGCCCCAGGGACTGCCCAGAGCCTCTGGGAAGCCAGCTCACAGAAGGGGATACGCAGCTGTCAGGGGTGGGGGTTCAGGGTACCTGGCCTGATTTGGCCTCAGAGCCTTTTCCACGGACATCGCAGCCTCCCAGGCACATCGGCTGCTGTGTGCAGCGGGCCCCCACGAGGGCATTGAAGCAGGAAGCCGCTCAGAGGTTCCAAATGGAGAGACGCCTGGAAAGGGAGGGTGCAGTGGCTCCTGCCATGGGGGCCAGGACTGGAGAGGGGGTGGATCGGGCCGTTCGTGGTGGCCTCTGAGCTGCGCCCGGCTGGGCTTGGAGGCAGGGGACAGGCTGAGCAGTGACCTTGCTGCCCCCTCCCTCTCACAGGGCGTGCACGAGTCCCGGGGCGTGACGAAGGACTACCTGCGCCTGGAGACGCTGATCCAGAAGGTGGTGTCGCCCTACCTGGGCACCTACGGCCTCTACTCTGGCGAGGGGGCCTTCACACACTCCTGCATCCTGGGTAGGGGTCGCCTGGGCCTGGGGTGGAGGGCGGGGTGGCCCCTGGCCCCATCCACACCTCTGCCTGGGAACCCCGGCCTCCAGTGAAAGGCCACACCGAACCAGAGGTGCAGAGGCAGCAGGTCTGCCCCGAGTACCCACCGGCCATGTGGCGTGCAGGTCACTGGGCACACGGGGTGGGTCACCTGGGGGTCCCTCCTTTAAAGGCTGCCCTGGTGGGCAGACAGCATTAGTGGCGTTGCCGTGGCTCCTCTGAGAGCCCCCCAGAGGCCCGCAGATCCCCCACAGAAGTCACGTCCGAGCTCAGTCCTGGGATCGGGGTTTTACAAGGACCCAGCACATGCAGTGGCCCAGAGCCCAAGAAATCCCAGCTTGTTTGGGGGCTCCCGGGGGGTGTGGAGGGGTTATGGGGCTGGCGTCCTGGGGCTGCCTGGCCCCGTTGGTTCAGGCAGCAGTGTCAGCTGAGCACCTGCTGGATGCCAACTTCTGCTCTTGGTCCTGAGGTCCAGGGGGGACCACACCCCACTGTCAAGGGTTCTTGCCACCAGGGGAGGCAGACCAGTGAGGAAACCATCCCCAGATGAGTGCCCAAGGTGACCCTTGCCAGGTGACATGAGGTGACCCACGCCGTGGGTGAGGAGCTCAGGAAAGGCCAGGCCGGGGTCTCCAGGGCAGGGAGAACCCAGGCCTGGGATGAGGAACGTCAAGAGGATCCCGGGGGCAGCTGTGGGAGGGTTCATCTCTCGTCCAGAGGGCCCACCCACCTGCAGGTCTGAAGCCTGCCCAGCGGCATGCCTCCGCCCAGGTGGGCCCCAGCAGCTGGAGGAGAACTTTGGGCCGCCCGAGACCCCTGCCAGGCCAGGAGGGAGCCTGTCTCCTGTGGTCCAGGAGCGGCCCCTGGGCCGCTGGCCACGCTCAGCCCTGCCCCCTGGCGGTCACTGCGTGGAACCGCAGGCCCTGAGCGGGGCGGGATGGGGGGAGAAGCCTGAGCCCCGCCCCCATGGCCGTCCTCCCCCACCCCGGGGTCTCCCCCGCCCCGACGCTCAGAATaaaccccagccctgccctcatcCGCTGCCCCAAAGGAGCATCTGCCGCTGCCAGAGCTGTGGCCCCCAAAAGGGGTTTCTagtcttcccccctccccacacacagacacacagtagGAGCAGCTCTGAGGGCCGGGGCTCTGTCTGCCTAGGAAGGTGCTGGCGCGTAGcgagtgcttgggcctggtggcTTCCCGCGGGTGGGGACGTGCAAACGGGCGATTCCGTCGAGCCCCGCCCCGTCCAGGCCGAGGGGGCCGGCCCCAGGAGAGGAGggacccccccctcccccaccaaggaTGGCCACGGGGTCCGCTGGGGCGGAGCCCCGACTGCCCTGCCTGGAGCGGCCGCCGGCTGCGGAGCCCGGCGCGCGGTGGGTGCGGGAGCCCGGGCTGCCCCGCGCCTGGCCTGCCGTGCCTGATGACGCCCTCTCCCTCCGTCTCTCCGCAGAGAAGCACTACCTGCGGCGCTCCCGCTCGGGGGACGTCCTGGCCAAGAACCCGGTGGTGCGCTCCAAGAGCTACAACACGCCGCTGCTGAACCCCGTGGCGGAGCACGAGGCCGAGGGCGCGGCGGCTGGCGGCGCGGGCATCCGCCGGCACTCGGTCTCCGAGATGACGTCCTGCCCCGAGCCCCAGGGCTTCGCCGACACGCCCGGCCCGGGGCCCGCTGGCGCCTTCGGCACCTCCCCGTCGTCGCCCCCGTCGGGGCCCTGCCCCAGCAGACTGTACCCGCCGGCCCAGCCCCCCAAGCCCGGTCCGGGCTCGGCCCGCGGCTCCCCGGCCTCCTCCAGCCCCGAGAACCTGGTCGACCAGATCCTGGAGTCGGTCGACTCGGATTCGGAGGGGATCTTCATTGACTTTGGCCGGGGCGGCGGCTCGGGCACGTCCGAGTTTGAGGGAGCCGGGGGCCGGCAGAGCGTCGTGTGATTCCGGCTTCGCGATTCTACCGAGCCGTCGTGTGTGTGCGGTGCGTGAGCGCGAGCGCAAGCGTTTTCTACTCTCCCGTCTGGACCCCTGTCGACCTCGGCCACTTTGGCCTTA is a window of Odocoileus virginianus isolate 20LAN1187 ecotype Illinois chromosome 23, Ovbor_1.2, whole genome shotgun sequence DNA encoding:
- the PRR5 gene encoding proline-rich protein 5 isoform X2, with protein sequence MSSPSLSDLGKREPAAAAAADERGTQQRRACANATWNSIHNGVIAVFQRKGLPDQELFSLNEGVRQLLKTELGSFFTEYLQNQLLTKGMVILRDKIRFYEEAAGLAGGDLGLLLQRRAAHPAGGLLPRTGQGAVGAPAGPAALSEHHHPGREAGGRAGPGPRPSAPRHRADAAGAAGRARVPGRDEGLPAPGDADPEGGVALPGHLRPLLWRGGLHTLLHPGEALPAALPLGGRPGQEPGGALQELQHAAAEPRGGARGRGRGGWRRGHPPALGLRDDVLPRAPGLRRHARPGARWRLRHLPVVAPVGALPQQTVPAGPAPQARSGLGPRLPGLLQPREPGRPDPGVGRLGFGGDLH
- the PRR5 gene encoding proline-rich protein 5 isoform X1 is translated as MSSPSLSDLGKREPAAAAAADERGTQQRRACANATWNSIHNGVIAVFQRKGLPDQELFSLNEGVRQLLKTELGSFFTEYLQNQLLTKGMVILRDKIRFYEGQKLLDSLAETWDFFFSDVLPTLQAVFYPVQGKEPSVRQLALLHFRNTITLGVKLEDALARAHARVPPAIVQMLLVLQGVHESRGVTKDYLRLETLIQKVVSPYLGTYGLYSGEGAFTHSCILEKHYLRRSRSGDVLAKNPVVRSKSYNTPLLNPVAEHEAEGAAAGGAGIRRHSVSEMTSCPEPQGFADTPGPGPAGAFGTSPSSPPSGPCPSRLYPPAQPPKPGPGSARGSPASSSPENLVDQILESVDSDSEGIFIDFGRGGGSGTSEFEGAGGRQSVV
- the PRR5 gene encoding proline-rich protein 5 isoform X3; translated protein: MRTPWDGHHVPVIRLKFMSSPSLSDLGKREPAAAAAADERGTQQRRACANATWNSIHNGVIAVFQRKGLPDQELFSLNEGVRQLLKTELGSFFTEYLQNQLLTKGMVILRDKIRFYEGQKLLDSLAETWDFFFSDVLPTLQAVFYPVQGKEPSVRQLALLHFRNTITLGVKLEDALARAHARVPPAIVQMLLVLQGVHESRGVTKDYLRLETLIQKVVSPYLGTYGLYSGEGAFTHSCILEKHYLRRSRSGDVLAKNPVVRSKSYNTPLLNPVAEHEAEGAAAGGAGIRRHSVSEMTSCPEPQGFADTPGPGPAGAFGTSPSSPPSGPCPSRLYPPAQPPKPGPGSARGSPASSSPENLVDQILESVDSDSEGIFIDFGRGGGSGTSEFEGAGGRQSVV
- the PRR5 gene encoding proline-rich protein 5 isoform X4, which encodes MRTLRRLKFMSSPSLSDLGKREPAAAAAADERGTQQRRACANATWNSIHNGVIAVFQRKGLPDQELFSLNEGVRQLLKTELGSFFTEYLQNQLLTKGMVILRDKIRFYEGQKLLDSLAETWDFFFSDVLPTLQAVFYPVQGKEPSVRQLALLHFRNTITLGVKLEDALARAHARVPPAIVQMLLVLQGVHESRGVTKDYLRLETLIQKVVSPYLGTYGLYSGEGAFTHSCILEKHYLRRSRSGDVLAKNPVVRSKSYNTPLLNPVAEHEAEGAAAGGAGIRRHSVSEMTSCPEPQGFADTPGPGPAGAFGTSPSSPPSGPCPSRLYPPAQPPKPGPGSARGSPASSSPENLVDQILESVDSDSEGIFIDFGRGGGSGTSEFEGAGGRQSVV